Proteins from a single region of Xyrauchen texanus isolate HMW12.3.18 chromosome 7, RBS_HiC_50CHRs, whole genome shotgun sequence:
- the uts2r4 gene encoding urotensin-2 receptor produces the protein MGLFRTSCSSVPPFVHVHQCGRSQQRVRAGGGSVVWVTPLLGATLITMCVLGLAGNLYTLAIMRSATLRRAGSMYVFILNLATADLLYLGTIPFVVCTYFAHDWFFGEMGCRLLLSLDLLTMHASVFVLVAMSLERYRAVATPFRARRSTTRGHWLMALGIWLAAFVLTLPMMVMIRLREGRPAAVGLVKRICFPTWTPEAFKAYLTALFFTSMLLPGLLMLGLYAGLARHYWAAQSNLARGTTNRSSSSVRRRSLKHKVVGMIFCIVVAYWACFLPFWGWQMAKLFSSESLRSLSPAAHTYVNFFVTCLTYGNSCVNPLLYTLLTRNYRDYLAQRGQCSGSSRVDQGSAVGVNAVQDN, from the exons ATGGGCTTGTTTAGGACTTCATGTTCCTCTGTGCCTCCATTTGTCCACGTTCAT CAGTGCGGCAGGAGCCAGCAGCGGGTCCGAGCGGGTGGTGGAAGCGTGGTGTGGGTGACCCCGCTCCTGGGCGCAACCCTAATCACcatgtgtgttttgggcttggcCGGAAACCTGTACACACTGGCCATAATGCGCTCGGCTACGTTACGTCGCGCTGGATCCATGTACGTCTTTATTCTCAACTTAGCAACGGCTGACTTGCTCTACCTTGGCACAATTCCCTTTGTAGTGTGCACCTACTTCGCACACGATTGGTTCTTTGGAGAGATGGGCTGTAGGCTGCTGTTAAGTCTGGATCTACTCACAATGCACGCTAGTGTGTTTGTGCTAGTCGCAATGAGCCTGGAGCGCTACCGCGCAGTTGCCACACCTTTCAGAGCACGTCGCTCGACTACCCGCGGACACTGGCTGATGGCTTTGGGCATCTGGTTGGCTGCTTTTGTCCTGACGCTTCCCATGATGGTGATGATTCGACTGAGAGAGGGGCGACCGGCCGCCGTCGGTCTCGTCAAACGCATCTGTTTTCCAACATGGACACCCGAAGCCTTCAAAGCATACCTCACCGCGCTCTTCTTCACTAGCATGCTCCTGCCCGGCCTGCTGATGCTAGGGCTCTACGCGGGTCTCGCCCGACATTACTGGGCCGCCCAGAGCAACCTGGCACGGGGAACCACAAACAGATCATCATCGTCCGTACGGAGACGCAGCCTTAAGCACAAGGTGGTGGGAATGATCTTCTGTATCGTGGTGGCGTACTGGGCGTGCTTCCTGCCGTTTTGGGGTTGGCAGATGGCGAAACTTTTTTCGTCCGAGTCGCTTCGATCGTTGTCGCCTGCCGCTCACACGTACGTCAACTTCTTCGTCACCTGCCTGACGTATGGTAACAGCTGCGTGAACCCGTTGCTTTACACGCTGCTAACACGTAACTACCGCGACTACCTGGCCCAGAGAGGTCAGTGCTCGGGGTCGAGTCGCGTTGATCAGGGGTCAGCCGTAGGGGTCAATGCGGTCCAGGATAATTGA
- the zgc:92360 gene encoding arf-GAP with dual PH domain-containing protein 1, with protein sequence MFETPPSDVHLLRSPERDSPEIMTDNERAARTLKHLLQKAGNGRCADCDVDNPEWGSSSLGVFICHGCSGIHRNIPSIGKVKSLQLARWEDSEVQFMSEHGNEAMKAKYEAALPVYYYKPTHRDCQVLKEQWIRAKYERQEFIEEGKKLIYEDERRDGMLMKRGRDNGQFLYRRFILSLRDGTLKYYTKLDAKEPKAVIKVDTINACFQPDKIGNPNGLQITYLKDNATRNIFVYHDSSKEIVDWFNAIRATQLHYLKVAFPGATDAELRPKLTRSFLKEGFMEKTGPRQTEGFKKRWFTLDHRRLMYFKDPLDAFAKGEVFLGHRDHGYRVTLGLPAGTHCNGTWQYGITIETPERSFLFTCETDLEQKVWMGHFNDVISIPMSPQEYTVEAYFKHKH encoded by the exons ATGTTTGAGACACCTCCATCAGATGTGCACCTCCTCCGATCACCTGAGAGAGACTCACCTGAGATCATGACGGACAACGAGCGCGCGGCGAGAACTCTGAAACACCTGCTGCAGAAGGCGGGAAACGGCCGCTGCGCGGACTGCGACGTGGACA atcCGGAATGGGGCTCTAGTTCTTTAGGAGTGTTCATCTGTCACGGCTGCTCTGGAATCCACAGGAACATTCCCAGTATTGGAAAAGTGAAATCTCTCCAACTCGCGCGCTGGGAGGATTCAGAAGTTCAG TTCATGTCTGAGCATGGGAACGAAGCCATGAAGGCCAAATATGAGGCTGCACTTCCTGTTTACTACTACAAACCCACTCATAGAGACTGCCA GGTTCTGAAGGAACAGTGGATTCGGGCGAAGTACGAGAGGCAGGAATTCATTGAAGAGGGCAAGAAGCTGATCTATGAGGACG AGAGGAGAGATGGCATGCTAATGAAAAGAGGGCGGGACAACGGACAGTTTCTATACAGACGATTCATCCTGTCTTTGAGGGACGGCACACTAAAGTACTACACTAAACTTGAt gcAAAGGAACCAAAGGCAGTTATAAAGGTGGACACCATCAACGCCTGCTTCCAGCCAGATAAGATCGGAAACCCCAACGGTCTGCAGATCACCTACCTGAAAGACAACGCCACACGAAACATCTTCGTTTACCATGACAGCAGTAAA GAGATCGTGGACTGGTTTAACGCAATCCGAGCGACTCAGTTGCACTATCTGAAGGTGGCGTTCCCTGGAGCAACGGATGCTGAG CTGAGGCCCAAACTAACACGCAGCTTCCTGAAAGAAGGTTTCATGGAGAAAACAGGGCCCAGG caaACAGAAGGCTTTAAGAAGCGCTGGTTCACTCTGGATCACAGACGGCTCATGTACTTCAAAGATCCACTG GATGCGTTTGCTAAAGGTGAGGTGTTCCTGGGTCACAGAGATCATGGTTACCGCGTCACCCTCGGACTGCCAGCAGGAACTCACTGTAATGGCACCTGGCAGTATGGCATCACCATAGAAACACCCGAACGCAGCTTCCTGTTCACCTGTGAAACGGATCTGGAGCAAAAGGTTTGGATGGGCCATttcaatgatgtcatcagcattCCCATGAGCCCTCAGGAGTACACAG TGGAGGCGTACttcaaacacaaacactga
- the LOC127646347 gene encoding galectin-2-like has product MVFTIKDMSFKAGMEMKVSGKVKSECEGFSINIGHDTNAIALHFNPRFNENVIVCNSNSGSWGDEHREHCFPFQKGNEFKLIITFNNDTFYIKLPEGTMMSFPNRFGDDTFKHIHVVGDVKIESLKVK; this is encoded by the exons ATG GTGTTCACTATTAAGGACATGAGCTTTAAGGCCGGAATGGAGATGAAGGTCTCTGGAAAGGTCAAATCTGAATGTGAAGG GTTCTCCATCAACATCGGTCATGACACCAATGCCATCGCTCTCCACTTTAACCCTCGATTTAATGAAAACGTCATCGTGTGCAACTCGAACAGTGGGAGCTGGGGTGACGAACATCGTGAGCACTGTTTCCCCTTTCAGAAGGGCAACGAGTTCAAG TTGATCATCACCTTCAACAATGACACCTTCTATATCAAACTCCCCGAAGGCACCATGATGAGCTTCCCCAACCGCTTTGGAGATGACACATTCAAACACATCCATGTGGTGGGAGATGTGAAGATCGAGAGCCTGAAGGTCAAATGA